The nucleotide sequence GCAGTTCCGTGCGATGGCGGACTCCACACCCGCACTGATCTGGGTCGACGACCCGGGCGGGCACCGGCTGTTCGTGAACCGGGGATGGCTCGACTTCACCGGCGTCGACGACCCCGCCGACGAGCTGGGGCCGGCGTGGCGGCGCCGGATCCACCCGGACGACCGCGAGCGCTACCGCTCGGTCACCGAGGCCGCCGCTCGCGCGCACGCCCCGTTCGAGGTCGAGTACCGGCTGTTGGACCGGACCGAGCGGTACCGCTGGGTGCTCGACCGTGGCGCCCCGGTCCGCGACGGCGAACGGTCGGCCGGGTACGTCGGCGGCTGCCTGGACATCGACGTCCAGCACCGGGAGCAGCGCAGGCACCGGATCTACTCCGAGGTCGCCGAGTCGCTGGAGCGGGAGATCACCCGGACCGGACGCACCGATCAGCTCGTCCGTGCGGTCGTCGACGACCGACTGGCGGAGGTCGCGCTGGTGCACGACGCCGAACCGGCCGAGGACGGCGTCACACTCGCCGTCGCCGCCGACCGGGCCGCACTGGAGCCGTCGTTGCGCAGGCTCGGCCCGCTGGTGCCGATGCAGGAGCGGCTCGGCCGCCCGGAGATCATCGCGGCCGAGCGGCTCGACGACGTCCTCGACGGATTGCCCCCGGCGCAGCGCCGCGCCTGGAGCAGGTTGCAGATCCGCTCCGTGATGGTCGTCCCGCTGCCCGCCCGGGGCCGGACCAGTGCGGTGCTCACCGCCGTGCGCACCGAGGCCGGGGCCCCCTACACCGCCGACGACCTGGACCTGCTCTCCGAGATCGGCCGCCGGGCCGGGCTCGCGATCGACAACGCCCGGCTGCTGGAGCAGGAACGGTCCTCGGCCCAGCGGCTCGGTCTGCTGCACCGGGCGACCGCGAAGATGTCCGCGGCGGCCACCGCGGGCGAGGTCGCGGCGATCGCCGCCGACCACATCGTGGACCTGCTCGACGCCGACTTCGCCGGCCTGTGGGAGATCCGCGGCGAGTGGCTGCAGGCGCTGACCGGGCACGGCTGGGACCGCGAGATGTGGCGGCGGGCCGGCCGGATCCGGGCCGACGCACCGATGGCGTTCGCCGACGTGCTCGCCGATCGCGAGCCGCTGTGGTTCTCCGCCGCCCGGGAGTGGGCGGCCCGCTACCCGGCACAGATCGGCGTGGTGCCGGACAACTCGCAGACCCTCGGCTACCTGCCGCTGGTGGCGGGCGGCCGGACGCTCGGCGTGCTCGCCGTGTCGATGCTGGCCGAGCGCACCCTCTCGGAGGGCGACCGGGAGGCCGCGATCGCGGTCGCGGAGCTGGCGGCACAGGCCCTCGACCGCGCGTCCATGCTGGACGCCGAGACCGAGGCCCGGCGACTCGCCGAACGGCTCGGTGCGGTCGCGACCGGGCTGGCCAGGGCGACCGACCTGGACTCGGTCGCGGCGGTCGTCGTCGAGCACGGGCGGAGCTCGATCGGGGCGGCCGCCGTCGCGCTGCTGGTGATCGACGACAACGGTGTGCTCACGCTGCTCGACGAGGCGGGCTGGCCGGACGACGGGCCGCCGATGCGCACGCCGTCGCGCAGCCACCCGCTGAGCCTGGCGATCAGCGGCGGTGAGCCGATCTGGAACGCCCAGGACATGTCCGATGTGCTGCGTTACCCGGTGCACACGGCGGTGCCGCTGATGGTCGCGGCCCGGCCGATCGGCGTGCTCGGCATGCGCTTCGGCCAGGAGCCGACGTTCACGCCGGAGATGCAGAGCTTCGTGCGCACCATGGCGAACCAGTGCGCGCAGGCGATCGTGCGGGCCCAGCTGCACCAGGCCGAGCACGAGGTCGCGGTGACCCTGCAACGCAGCCTGTTGCCGCAGAAACTGCCCGACATCGAACGGCTGTCGCTGGCCACCCGCTACCGGCCGGGGACCCAGGGGACCGAGGCCGGTGGCGACTGGTTCGACGTGCTCGACCTCGACGACGGCATCGTCGCGCTGGTGGTCGGCGACGTCGTCGGCCGGGGCCCGTCGGCCGCGGCCGTGATGGGGCAGCTGCGCAGCGCGGTCGCCGCGAACCTGGTCAACGGCCAGCCCCCGGCCGGGGCGCTCGAACAGCTCGACCAGTTCGCGCTGCGGGTGCGCGGGGCGACCGCCAGCACGGTGGCCGTCGCGCTCGTCGACATCGGCACCGGGGAGCTGCGCTACGCCAGTGCCGGACACCCGCCGCCGCTGCTCGCCGGGCCGGACGGGGTACGGATGCTGTCCGAGGGACGCGGGGTGCCGCTGGGCATCTCCGGCCGCCCCCCGTTCGCCGAGGCCACCGACCGGATCGAGCCGGGGGAGATGATCCTGCTGTGTTCGGACGGCCTGTTCGAGCGCCGCGACGAGGTGATCGACGACGGATTGGCCCGGCTCACCGAGGCGTTCGGCGAGCTCGCCGACGCCCAGCCCCGGGACATGGCCGATCCGCTGCTGAACCGGATGTCCGAGGGCTCGTCGGTGCCGGACGACACGGTGGTCGTGGTGGCCCGGCTGATGCCGCCGCCGCTGCACACGGTGATCGAGGCGGATCCGAAGCGGCTCGCCGCGCTGCGCCGCACGGTCGGCGGCTGGGCGGCGACCTGCGGGATGGGCGCGGACGCGGTCAGCGATCTGCAGCTGACCGTCGGCGAGGCCGTCACCAACGCGATCGAGCACGCGTACCTGCCCGACGACGTCGACGCCGCCGCCGGGGTCGACCTGGAGCTCGCCGTGGCCTCGGACGGCTCGGTCACCGTCCGGGTCGTCGACCGCGGCCGGTGGCGCCCGGCCCCGGCCGATCCCGGCTACCGGGGCCGCGGGATCGCGCTGATCCGGGAGCTGGCCGAGGACGTCGCCATCGAGCCGTCCGACGCCGGCACCACGGTGCGGTTCCGGCTGCCCGCCACCCCGGTGGACGTCGGGACGCCCGGCGCGGGCCCGCCGGTGGAGTTCGTCGCCGGTGAGCCGGAACCGGACCGCGACCTCGCCACCGGAGCCGCCGGAGTCACCGGGGCCGCCGGTGACGACGGGCGCGCGGAACGGACCCGGCTGCGGGTGGCCCCGGATGCGCACGGGGTGCGGCTCACCGTGATCGGGGATCTCGACCCGAGCGGGGTCGCGGCGATCCGCGGCCCACTCGATGAGCACCTGGACCGTGGGCTGCCGGTGACCCTGAACCTGGCGTCCGACTCGTTCGTCAGCAGTGCCGGGATCGCGTTGCTGTCCGAGGTCGCGCGCCGGATGCGCACCGACGGTGTGCCGCTGACCCTGGTCGCGGCTGCCGGGAGCCAGGCCCGGCGCTCGCTGGTGCTCTCCGGGCTGGACACCGTGATCGGGATGTCCGACGAGGGCTGAAGGACCGACCGGATCTATTGTGACGGCGAACACGCAGGTCACGGCTATGGTGTCCGGACAGGGTGTGGTCACGTCCCGCCCGCCGGACGGCTCCTTGAAGCGAGTGTTGCGGTGTGGTGACATCGGTGTCGTGAGTCAGGCAGCGACACTCGGACCCCTGTGGGGAACCCGGCGCGCCGACCACTTCGATCAGGGCTGTCGCCCGAGCTGAGGATCCGTTCCCGCTCTCCCGACATCCCTGGAGTACCACCGTGTCCGCGCCTGTCCGTGCGTCCCGACCCGCCCGCGTCCGCCCCGCCACCGTGCACGCGCGCCCCGTCACCGCGCCCACCCCCTACGACCTCGACGACCTGACCGAGCTGACCCGGGAGATCGCCGCCGAGGTCCGGGCCGGCCGGCACGAGGTCGTCGTCGATCGCGACCGCCGCTGGCACCGGCTGCTGCGCAGCGACGGATTCTGCGACGTCTGGCTGATCAGCTGGGCGACCGAGCAGATCGCCGAGCTGCACGACCACGCCGGTTCGCTCGGCGCGCTGACCGTCGTGTCCGGGTCGCTGACCGAGCGCCGGTGGAGCGGCCCGTCCGGCCTGCGCACCCGCACCCTGCGGCACGGCCGCGGCGCCGGGTTCCCGCTCGGCCACGTGCACGACGTCGCCAACACGGCCGAGGAGGCCGCGGTGAGCGTGCACGCCTACTCGCCGCCGCTGTCGGCGATGTCGTACTACGACGTCGAGGACGTGCCCGCCACCGCCGGGCACCAGCGTCTGCGCCGCACCAGGACCGAGCTGGTCCAGCCCGGACAGGGCGTCGGATGACGGCGGTCGGTGATCTGCTGGCGGCGGCCAGGGCCCGGCTGGACCGGCCCGATCCGCGCCGGGCGGCGGCGCTCGCCGGGGACGGCGCGCTGCTCGTCGACACCCGGCCGGGCTGGCAGCGCGTCGAGGAGGGCGCGATCCCGGGCGCACTGGTGATCGAGCGCAACCACCTGGAATGGCGCCTCGACCCGACCTCGGACGCCCGCATCCCGCAGGCCGTCGACCACGACGTCACCTGGGTGCTGTTCTGCTCCGAGGGGTACAGCTCCAGCCTGGCGGCGGCGTCGCTACAGGACCTGGGCCTGCACCGGGCCACCGACATCGACGGTGGCTTCCGGGCGTGGGCGGCCGCCGGACTGCCGACCGAGCCCGGTCAGGAGGGCCCGTCGGACGCGACCCGCCCGCCGCTCCACCGCGCGTCGAGGTAGCCGGAGACGAGCGCGGTCAGCTCGTCGAGCACGACGTCGCGGCCGAAGTCGGGCGACTCCAGCAGGTAGCTCGTCGCCAGGTGCTCGACCGTGCGGACCACGGTCCAGGCGGCCGCCCGCACGGTGCCGGTGTCGGCCGCGCCACGACTGAGCAGCGCGGTGGCGACCAGGTCGTCGATCCGCCCGGCGAATGCGGCCCGCCGCCCGCCGGGTGCCCGCGGCAGCTGCTCGGCGATCACCCGGACCAGGTCGGGCTGCTCGGCGAACGCGTCGAGCAGTGCCTCCAGGGTGGCCCGGACCGCCGGTGCGGTGCCTGATTCCGGCCCGGGCGCACCGCTCAGGGCGTCGAGGAACGCGCGCGAGACGCGAGCCTCCATCGCGTCCAGGTAGCGGTCGAGCACCTCGGCCAGCACCGCGTCCTTGCCCGGGAAGTACTGGTAGAGCGAGCCCGGCGAGATGCCGGCGGCGGCCGCGATCCGGTTGGTGGACGCACCGTCGTATCCGCGGGTGACCAGCACCTCGCGGCCGGCCTCGACGATCCGTTCCACCATCTGCCGGGAGCGTTCCTGGCGGGGCTCCCGCCGGCGTCCGGTGCGGGCGGTCATGCCGGATCCCGGTACGCGCATTGAACGCGAGCACTTGCTCGTGTCAGCATGCGTTCATGGTGGCAGAGGCGTCGATCTCCCCGGTGTACCCCCGCCGTTTTCGCAGCTCACCGGAACGTAACGCGCGGATCGCCCGGCCGCTCGCGCTGGTGGCCGGGGTGCGCGAGCCCGATCCGGAGCTGCTCGACGAGATCGGCCGCCGGATGCTGCTCCGCGACGAGACCGGGGCCGCGCTGGCCCGCGCGATGGGCCGGGAACGCTCCGATCCCGAGCGGGTGACGATGCGGGCGTTCCACCGGTCGCTGGAGGCCGGCGGGCCATCGGACGACGCGCCGCAGGCACTGCGGGAGTTCTTCGCCGCCGTCACCCCCGAACCGGACTGGGTCGACCACGACCGGCTGGAACGGGGTGGACGCGCCTACCGGCGGCTCGGCCGCAGCCGGGACGACGTGCTGCTCGGACTGTCGCTGATCGGCGGCTACCGCTACGGCGGCCCCACGGAGCTGCTGGTACGGACCGGTGGACTGACCGGCGCCGGGGCGATGCGCCGGCTCGGCGAGACCCAGGCGTGGGGGTTCGCGGTGAGCCGGCCCGGCGGGATGGCCCGTGGCGGGGAGGGCTGGCGGGCGACACTGCACGTCCGGGCGATGCACGCGCTCGTCGCGGACCGGTTCGAGCGCGGTGACCGGTGGGACACCGCCGAGCACGGACTGCCGATCAACCGGTCCGATCTCGCGTCCACCCTCGGGCTGTTCAACAGCACCGCGATCCTCGGCTGCCGGCTGCTCGGCACGCACGTCCCGCGGGCCGACGCCGACGCGATCATGCACCTCTGGCGCTACATCGGCTGGCTGATGGGCGTCGACGACGACTGGCTGTACACCACCGAGCGGGAGCAGAACGCGTTCAACCATCACGTGCTGCTGGCTCAGGGCGACGTGACACCGAGCGGGGCCGAGCTGACCGGGGCACTGGTCGGCGGGCTGCGGGACGAGCGGCCCGGGCTGCGCGGGCGGTGGGAGCGGCGCCGGTTGCTGTCGTTGCTGCGGTTGTTCCTGGGGGCCGAGGGCATGCGCGATCTGGAGCTGCCGGTGTCGCTGCCGTGGATCGTGCCGTCGCAGGTGCTGCGCAATCTCGTGCAGTCGACGGTGGTGGTGCGCTCCGAGCGCGGGCGGCGGTGGCTGGAGGAGCGGTCGGACCGCCGGGTCCGGGCGGATCTCGCCCTGCGCTTCGGGGTCGAGCAGCCGGGACCGCGGGACCTGCCGGCCTGACCGGACGCACCGGCGGCGGGCTCAGACGAAGGCGCCGATGCCGGTGATGTCCCGCCCGACGATCAACGTCTGGATCGTCTCGGTGCCCTCGAAGGTGTGGATCGCCTCGATGTCCGCCCAGTGCCGGACGACGTGGTGCTCCAGCAGGATCCCGTTGCCGCCGAGCAGGTCGCGGGCCTCCGCGAGGATCGAGCGGGCGGTGCGGGTGTTGTGCATCTTCGCCAGGCCGGCGACGGTCGGGGAGAGCTTCCCGGCCTCGGCGAGCCGGGCCGTCTGCATGCAGTACAGCTGCATCCCGGTCAGGTCGGCGAGCATCCGGACCAGCCGCTGCTGCACGATCTGGAACCCGGCGAGCGGCTTGCCGAACTGCTCGCGCTCCGTCGCGTAGCGCAGCGCCGCGTCGTAGCCTGCGGTGGCGTGGCCGAGCGCCATCCAGGCGCAGGTGCTGCGGGTGGTGGCGAGCACCGCGGCGCAGTCGGCGAAGGTGCGGGCGCCGGCCAGCCGGTTGTCGTCGGGCACCCGGACACCGTCGAGCGTGATGTCGGCCTGCCACAGCGCGCGCAGCGACACCTTGCCCGGGATGACGGTGGCCGAGTAGCCCTCCGCCGGGGTCTCCACGACGAAGCCGAGCACCTCACCGGAGTCGGTGTCCCGGGCCCAGACGATCACCAGGTCGGCCACGGTCCCGTTGCCGATCCAGCGCTTGGAGCCGCGCAGCACCCAGCCGTCGCCGTCGCGGGTGGCGGTGGTCTCCAGCGCGACCGAGTCCGATCCGTGGTCCGGTTCGGTCAGCGCGAATGCGCCGAGCTTGTCCATCGTGGACATCGAGGGCAGCCAGCGCTGCCGCTGCTCCTCGGAGCCGCACATCGCGATCGCCTTCATCGCCAGCCCCGCGTGCACACCGAGGAAGGTGCCCAGCGAGCCGTCGCCGCGGTGCAGCTCCATGTGCACCAGGCCGAGCGCGAGCGGGCTCATCCCGGCGGCGCCGTAGCCGTTGATGTCCTCACCGACGATCCCCAGCTCGGGCAGCCTGCGGAACAGGTGCCAGGGCAGCTCGGCCCGCTCCCAGTAGTCGTTGATGTCGTGCAGGACCTCGCTGTCGACGAACGAGCGGGTGTCGGCGAACCGGCGCCACTGCTCCTCGGTGAACTGGTCGCGCACCGAGAAGAAGTCGGTCCCCAGCGCCTCGCCGAGCTCGGTGTACGGAGTGGTCGGTGCGGACATGGTGCGCGGCCCCCTCGCCGTCGGAGTCGACGCCGATCTTCACACCACCGGTCCGGCTCCGCTCGGTGACGCGCGGCCCCTCCCCGCCCGGGCTCAGGCCTTGACCAGGCAGAACGGATGGCCGATCGGGTCGAGGTAGACCCGGAAGCTGTCCGGCATCGGCTGGGTCGGGTGCTTGCGTGCCCCGATGGCGAGCACGGCGGCCTCACCCGCCTCGAGATCCGGTACGTCGAAGTCGACGTGGCCCCGTTGCGGGCGCTCCTGGCCCGGCCACTCCGGTGGGGTGAACCCGCCCTCGGTGATCTGCTGGAACGCCAGCGTCGGCCCGGCGCCACCGGAGTCGAGCTCGACCCAGTCGGCGTCGGTCTGCTCGGCGATCGGCCAGCCGGTGATCCGGGAGTAGAACCGGGCCAGCTCCAGCGGCTCCGGGCAGTCCAGGGCGAACAGTGCGAACCTGGCGATGGGTGCGTCGGTGCTCATGGGATGGAGTGTGCCGCCGACCCCCGACAGTCTCCGCCGGTTTTCTCAGGCGGGCGGCGGCAGCTCGTCGATCGCGCGCTCGACCCGCTGCACGGAGATCGGGTACCGGGTCTTCATCGGGTGCGCGTACAGCGACACCCGCAGTTCCTCGATCATCGCGCCGATCTCGCGCAGCTGCGGTGACGGCTCCGTCCCCGACGGCAGGGCGACGAGCAGGCCGCGGTACTCGGCCTCGACCGGCGCCATCTCCGCGGTCCACCGGGCGTCCCGGGTGGGTTCGGTGCGCAGCTTCTCCAGCCGCACCTCCAGGGCCTGCAGGTACCGCTTGACGTCGCCGAGCCGGACGGCGCCGGCGTCGGTGACGAAGCCGGGACGGACCAGCCGGTTCATGATCACGGTCGCGTCGGCGACGCCGTCCCGGGCGGCCGGGCCGCGCAGGTCGGCGAGCGCCGCCCCGACCCGGTGCCAGACCTCCAGCACCCCGCGGACGGCGTCGAGCACCTGCAGCGTCGTCGCGGGCAGCCGCATCCGCAGCAGCTCGGCGAGGCGGAGGTACTGCGGCTCGTCGAACGGGTCACCGCCGCCTCGGCCGATCAGGTGATCGGTGGCGGCCGTGGTGCAGTCGTCCAGCAGCGCGTCCAGCGAGCCGTGCGGATTGCGGGACAGTGCGAGCCGCGCCCGGTTGTCCAGCCCGCGCAGCACCTGCTTCGCCGGGCTCGGCGTGTTGCCCAGCAGCAGCCGCCGGACCCCGCGGTGGTGCGCCGGATCGCGCTCGGCGGCGGTCGCGTAGACCCGGACGTCGGCCGTCGTGCCGCGGTCACGCAGGCCCGGGTATCCGGTGACGACGTGCGCGCCGCGCCGGATCGGCAGCTCCCGGGGCAGCTCGCCGATCGTCCAGGACGTCAGCCCGGTGGCCTCGATCCCGGTGCCGGCCGCGGCCAGCTCTTCCCGGACCTTCGGCGCCAGCTCGCGCCGGAGCCGGTCCAGGTCGGTGCCGCGGGCCAGCTCCACGTCGTTCTCGTCAAGAATCCGAAAAGTGACGGTGAGGTGGTCGGGGAGCCGGTCCAGCTCCCAGTCGGCCCGCCGGATCTCGACGTTGCGCATCCGGCCGAGCTCGCGCTCCAGGCCGTCGAGCAGCGGTTCGGCGGTGTGCTCGCGCAGCCGGCCCAGCACGGCGCGGGCATGGTCGGGGGCGGGGGAGAAGTTGCGGCGCAGGTTCCGCGGCAGGGTGCGGATGAGCGCGGTGACCAGTTCCTCCCGCAGGCCGGGTACCTGCCAGGTGAACGGCGTCGGATCGACCTGGTGCAGCGCCGCCACCGGCACGTCGACGGTCACGCCGTCGGTGTGGTGGCCCGGCTCGAACGCGTACGACAGCGGCAGCGACAGCCCACCGGCCGCCACGTGGTCGGGGTACTGCTCGCGATCGACGCCGCGCGCGGCCTCGGTGGTGAGCAGCTCCTCGGAGTAGTCGAGCAGATCGGGGCTGCGCCGCGCCTCCTCGGACCACCAGCGGTCGAAGTGCTTGCCGGACACCACCGAGGCCGGCACCCGCTCGTCGTAGAAGGCGAACAGGGTGTCCTCGTCGACCACCAGGTCCCGGCGGCGGGCCCGGTGCTCGAGCTCCTCGGCGTCGTCGAGCAGTTCGCGGTTGGCGTGGAAGAACGCGTGCCGGGTCTCCCAGTCGCCCTCGACGAGTGCGTGCCGCAGGAACAGGTCGCGGCTCACCTCGGGATCGACCCGGCCGTAGGCGACGGTCCGGTCGGCGACCAGCGGGAGCCCGTGCAGGGTGACCCGCTCGGTGGCGACGGCGCTGCCGCGCTTGCGTGACCAGCGCGGTTCCGAATATGTCTTCTTGACGAGATGTCCGGCGAGCGGCTCGACCCACTCCGGTTTCACCGGCGCGACCGTGCGCGCCCACAGTCTCGTCGTCTCGACGAGCTCGGCGGCCATCACCCAGCGCGGCGGCTTCTTCGCGAGCCCGGAACCGGGCCAGATCGCGAACTTCGCCCCGCGGGCGCCGAGGTAGTCCTTCGGCCCCTTGCGTTCCTTCTTCGCGGCGGCCTTGCCGGGGGCGTTCTTCTCGGCGAGCGGATCCTGCATGCCGACCTGGGAGAGCAGTCCGGCCAGCAGGGACTGGTGGATCACGTCGGCGCGCCCGGCGTCGAGCGGCTCGTCGACGGGCGGTGTGCCGGCTGCGCGCGAATCGGGGTCGTTGCGGTCCATTCCCGCGCTGCGGGCGGCCTGGCGGAGCTGCCCGTGCAGGTCCCACCACTCGCGCACCCGCAGGTAGTGCAGGAAGTCCTCACGCAGCTCCCGGCGGAACTTGCTGCCCGACAGCGCGTCCCGCCGCTCGCCGAGATGGTCCCAGAGTCGCAGGAGCGCCAGGAAGTCCGAGCCGTCGACGGTGAACCGGCGGTGCCGGTCGTCGGCGGCCTGGCGCTGCTCGGTGGGCCGCTCACGCGGGTCCTGCACCGACAGCGCCGCGGCGATGACGAGCACCTCGCGCAGGCAGCCGTTGCGATGTGCCTCGACCAGCATCCGGCCCAGCCTCGGATCGACCGGCAGCCGGGACAGCGAGTGCCCGACGGCGGTCAGCGAGCGCCGGTCCGGGCGGAGCGCGCCGAGCTCGTGCAACAGGTCCAGGCCGTCGGCGACGGCGCGCCGATCGGGCGGCTCGACGAACGGGAACTCGGAGATCTCGCCCAGATCCAGCGCGATCATCTGCAGCACGACCGACGCCAGGTTGGTACGCAGGATCTCCGGGTCGGTGAACTCCGGGCGGGCGTCGAAGTCGTCCTCGGAGTACAGCCGGATCGCGATGCCGTCGCTGGTCCGGCCGCAGCGGCCGGAGCGCTGGTTCGCCGAGGCCTGGGAGATCTTCTCGATCGGCAGCCGCTGCACCTTGAGCCGGCGCGAGTAGCGGGAGATGCGCGCGGTACCGGTGTCGACGACGTAGCGGACGCCGGGGACGGTCAGCGACGTCTCGGCGACGTTGGTCGCGAGCACCACCCGGTTGCCGGTGTGCGACTGCCAGACCCGCTGCTGCTCGGCCGTCGACAGCCGGGCGTAGAGCGGCAGGATCTCGGTGCCGCGCAGGTTGCGCCGTTCGAGGGCCTCGGCCGCGTCGCGGATCTCACGCTCGCCGGGGAGGAAGACCAGCACGTCACCCGGACCCTCGCGCTGCAGCTCGACGACGGCGTCGCCGATCGCGTCGTCCAGTTGCCGGTCGGGATCGGCGTCCGCGTCGTCGGGATCGACGACCGGGCGGTAGCGCACCTCGACCGGGAAGGTGCGGCCGGACACCTCGACGATCGGTGCGGGAGCCTGCTCGCCGCCGAAGTGCCGGGCGAACCGCTCCGGGTCGATCGTCGCCGAGGTGATGATCACCTTCAGGTCGGGCCTGCGGGGCAGCAGCCGGGTCAGGTACCCGAGAATGAAGTCGATGTTGAGGCTGCGCTCGTGCGCCTCGTCGATGATCAGCGTGTCGTAGCGGCGCAGGTTCTTGTCGCCGGCCAGCTCGGCGAGCAGGATGCCGTCGGTCATCAGCTTGACCATGGTCGCGTCGCCGACCTGGTCGGTGAACCGGACCTTCCAGCCGACCGTGCTGCCGAGCTCGACCCCCAGTTCCTCGGCGATACGGGCGGCCACCGTGCGCGCGGCGAGCCGGCGCGGCTGGGTGTGGCCGATCATGCCGTGCACGCCGCGGCCGAGCTCCAGGCA is from Pseudonocardia autotrophica and encodes:
- a CDS encoding SpoIIE family protein phosphatase, with the translated sequence MGAATANEVARTVTRSDDQAADAAVPVRTLLETIDWSSTPLGPRPDWDRELEDSIRFMLESRQALVVWWGPELVLFYNDVFAERSGLRHPSAFGRPMREGWPEITDHLADELVELLAGGREGIYRADDKIVLNRWGHPEASWWNYSATPVRGPDGEVRGLITLITEVTGSVVASRRMAVLAALGEVVRDSPTMDVAVERLQAVLGDAVEDIACAVVAVAGPEPRTLTTVRVTAPPEGWLPTDEGPDAGAAVEFVTVAPVPGADGPVTDVARSVMHTPDGGTGIAVAIGVPPLLPLDESQRAFLRLVAGHVGTVLVAALARDRERDRREDISSAEHTRADYYAGLGDEFRDPLTLVLGPLERLRDHTDPTVRAQIDIAQRNAQRMLKLVDGLLDASALHSGKQEGMFAPTELGTTTAQLVAAFAPVMERAGLELTLDSPPTGRPAWVDRDAWEKIVLNLLSNSLKYTVEGGVRVELGQDGEQVVLTVADTGAGIPDDEIDTVFERRRRPGRARGRTSEGSGLGLPLIRQLVRLHGGSIAVDSSPGVGSTFTVRVPLGFAHLAQDRLVRSRTGARSTPRLAGPYVAEALRWLPDPPDGVCPDGTVPARGRSVDASVIDGLDLEHRDRVLVVDDDREMRGYLRDLLAERWTVQVVADGAAALDAARTDPPDLVVADAALPASGGIELLRALRSDPRTVGVPVVLLSSRAGEEAAVEGFAAGADDYLVRPFSARELLARVTNHLQLGRVRRAAELQFRAMADSTPALIWVDDPGGHRLFVNRGWLDFTGVDDPADELGPAWRRRIHPDDRERYRSVTEAAARAHAPFEVEYRLLDRTERYRWVLDRGAPVRDGERSAGYVGGCLDIDVQHREQRRHRIYSEVAESLEREITRTGRTDQLVRAVVDDRLAEVALVHDAEPAEDGVTLAVAADRAALEPSLRRLGPLVPMQERLGRPEIIAAERLDDVLDGLPPAQRRAWSRLQIRSVMVVPLPARGRTSAVLTAVRTEAGAPYTADDLDLLSEIGRRAGLAIDNARLLEQERSSAQRLGLLHRATAKMSAAATAGEVAAIAADHIVDLLDADFAGLWEIRGEWLQALTGHGWDREMWRRAGRIRADAPMAFADVLADREPLWFSAAREWAARYPAQIGVVPDNSQTLGYLPLVAGGRTLGVLAVSMLAERTLSEGDREAAIAVAELAAQALDRASMLDAETEARRLAERLGAVATGLARATDLDSVAAVVVEHGRSSIGAAAVALLVIDDNGVLTLLDEAGWPDDGPPMRTPSRSHPLSLAISGGEPIWNAQDMSDVLRYPVHTAVPLMVAARPIGVLGMRFGQEPTFTPEMQSFVRTMANQCAQAIVRAQLHQAEHEVAVTLQRSLLPQKLPDIERLSLATRYRPGTQGTEAGGDWFDVLDLDDGIVALVVGDVVGRGPSAAAVMGQLRSAVAANLVNGQPPAGALEQLDQFALRVRGATASTVAVALVDIGTGELRYASAGHPPPLLAGPDGVRMLSEGRGVPLGISGRPPFAEATDRIEPGEMILLCSDGLFERRDEVIDDGLARLTEAFGELADAQPRDMADPLLNRMSEGSSVPDDTVVVVARLMPPPLHTVIEADPKRLAALRRTVGGWAATCGMGADAVSDLQLTVGEAVTNAIEHAYLPDDVDAAAGVDLELAVASDGSVTVRVVDRGRWRPAPADPGYRGRGIALIRELAEDVAIEPSDAGTTVRFRLPATPVDVGTPGAGPPVEFVAGEPEPDRDLATGAAGVTGAAGDDGRAERTRLRVAPDAHGVRLTVIGDLDPSGVAAIRGPLDEHLDRGLPVTLNLASDSFVSSAGIALLSEVARRMRTDGVPLTLVAAAGSQARRSLVLSGLDTVIGMSDEG
- a CDS encoding cysteine dioxygenase, translating into MSAPVRASRPARVRPATVHARPVTAPTPYDLDDLTELTREIAAEVRAGRHEVVVDRDRRWHRLLRSDGFCDVWLISWATEQIAELHDHAGSLGALTVVSGSLTERRWSGPSGLRTRTLRHGRGAGFPLGHVHDVANTAEEAAVSVHAYSPPLSAMSYYDVEDVPATAGHQRLRRTRTELVQPGQGVG
- a CDS encoding rhodanese-like domain-containing protein, with amino-acid sequence MTAVGDLLAAARARLDRPDPRRAAALAGDGALLVDTRPGWQRVEEGAIPGALVIERNHLEWRLDPTSDARIPQAVDHDVTWVLFCSEGYSSSLAAASLQDLGLHRATDIDGGFRAWAAAGLPTEPGQEGPSDATRPPLHRASR
- a CDS encoding TetR/AcrR family transcriptional regulator produces the protein MTARTGRRREPRQERSRQMVERIVEAGREVLVTRGYDGASTNRIAAAAGISPGSLYQYFPGKDAVLAEVLDRYLDAMEARVSRAFLDALSGAPGPESGTAPAVRATLEALLDAFAEQPDLVRVIAEQLPRAPGGRRAAFAGRIDDLVATALLSRGAADTGTVRAAAWTVVRTVEHLATSYLLESPDFGRDVVLDELTALVSGYLDARWSGGRVASDGPS
- a CDS encoding oxygenase MpaB family protein, yielding MVAEASISPVYPRRFRSSPERNARIARPLALVAGVREPDPELLDEIGRRMLLRDETGAALARAMGRERSDPERVTMRAFHRSLEAGGPSDDAPQALREFFAAVTPEPDWVDHDRLERGGRAYRRLGRSRDDVLLGLSLIGGYRYGGPTELLVRTGGLTGAGAMRRLGETQAWGFAVSRPGGMARGGEGWRATLHVRAMHALVADRFERGDRWDTAEHGLPINRSDLASTLGLFNSTAILGCRLLGTHVPRADADAIMHLWRYIGWLMGVDDDWLYTTEREQNAFNHHVLLAQGDVTPSGAELTGALVGGLRDERPGLRGRWERRRLLSLLRLFLGAEGMRDLELPVSLPWIVPSQVLRNLVQSTVVVRSERGRRWLEERSDRRVRADLALRFGVEQPGPRDLPA
- a CDS encoding acyl-CoA dehydrogenase family protein is translated as MSAPTTPYTELGEALGTDFFSVRDQFTEEQWRRFADTRSFVDSEVLHDINDYWERAELPWHLFRRLPELGIVGEDINGYGAAGMSPLALGLVHMELHRGDGSLGTFLGVHAGLAMKAIAMCGSEEQRQRWLPSMSTMDKLGAFALTEPDHGSDSVALETTATRDGDGWVLRGSKRWIGNGTVADLVIVWARDTDSGEVLGFVVETPAEGYSATVIPGKVSLRALWQADITLDGVRVPDDNRLAGARTFADCAAVLATTRSTCAWMALGHATAGYDAALRYATEREQFGKPLAGFQIVQQRLVRMLADLTGMQLYCMQTARLAEAGKLSPTVAGLAKMHNTRTARSILAEARDLLGGNGILLEHHVVRHWADIEAIHTFEGTETIQTLIVGRDITGIGAFV
- a CDS encoding VOC family protein; this encodes MSTDAPIARFALFALDCPEPLELARFYSRITGWPIAEQTDADWVELDSGGAGPTLAFQQITEGGFTPPEWPGQERPQRGHVDFDVPDLEAGEAAVLAIGARKHPTQPMPDSFRVYLDPIGHPFCLVKA